A single genomic interval of Bacillota bacterium harbors:
- a CDS encoding GatB/YqeY domain-containing protein gives MTLKERLNEDMKSAMKAREEGKERLSVIRLARAAIKNAEIDRGHELSDEEVLEVLAREVKQRRDAIVEYQKAERPETVAALEREIAIVLGYMPQQMTPDEIRSLVVEIIAQVAAKEAKDIGKVMGALMPKVKGRADGKLVNQIVRETLG, from the coding sequence GTGACCTTGAAAGAAAGGCTCAACGAGGACATGAAGTCGGCGATGAAGGCCCGCGAGGAAGGCAAGGAAAGACTGTCGGTCATCCGACTGGCCCGGGCGGCGATCAAGAACGCCGAGATCGACCGCGGCCACGAACTCTCCGACGAGGAGGTCCTCGAGGTCCTCGCCCGCGAAGTCAAGCAGCGGCGCGACGCCATCGTCGAGTACCAGAAGGCCGAGCGCCCGGAGACCGTGGCCGCCCTCGAACGAGAGATCGCCATCGTCCTCGGGTACATGCCTCAGCAGATGACCCCCGACGAGATCAGGAGCCTGGTCGTGGAGATCATCGCCCAGGTCGCGGCGAAGGAGGCCAAGGACATCGGCAAGGTCATGGGCGCCCTGATGCCGAAGGTCAAGGGCCGGGCCGACGGCAAGCTGGTCAACCAGATCGTCCGCGAGACCCTCGGGTGA
- a CDS encoding PhoH family protein, translated as METETRIPILSNDEAQNLFGRFDQNLKMVEEGFPAKIVSRGNEIVVTGATEDVEKVSTLLRQLLDLLRSGVNVSGREVRYAIRLAQEGNDADLGDVFSDVVCMTTRGKPIKPKTLGQKEYIEAIRHNGLAFGIGPAGTGKTYLAMAAAIQAFKNKEVNRIILTRPAVEAGEKLGFLPGDLQEKVDPYLRPLYDALYDILGLDTFQKYMERGMIEVAPLAYMRGRTLDDSFIILDEAQNTTPEQMKMFLTRLGFGSRAVVTGDITQVDLPRGKFSGLEEVRVVLKGVDGIAFVYLSDRDVVRHELVQKIIKAYEVFDRLRKDEPVRSGEPDRA; from the coding sequence ATAGAGACCGAGACCAGGATCCCCATCCTCAGTAACGACGAGGCCCAGAACCTGTTCGGCCGGTTCGACCAGAACCTGAAGATGGTCGAGGAAGGCTTCCCGGCGAAGATCGTCAGCCGGGGGAACGAAATCGTCGTCACCGGGGCGACCGAGGACGTTGAAAAGGTCTCGACCCTTTTGCGACAACTCCTTGACCTGCTCCGCTCCGGGGTGAACGTCTCCGGTCGGGAGGTCAGGTACGCCATCCGCCTTGCCCAGGAGGGGAACGACGCCGACCTGGGCGATGTTTTCTCCGACGTGGTCTGCATGACCACGCGAGGCAAGCCGATCAAGCCCAAGACCCTGGGCCAGAAGGAGTATATCGAGGCCATCCGCCACAACGGCCTGGCCTTCGGGATCGGGCCGGCCGGCACGGGCAAGACCTACCTGGCCATGGCCGCGGCCATCCAGGCCTTCAAGAACAAAGAAGTCAACCGGATCATCCTCACCCGTCCGGCCGTGGAGGCCGGCGAGAAGCTCGGCTTCCTCCCCGGAGACCTGCAGGAGAAGGTCGACCCTTACCTGCGGCCCCTCTATGACGCCCTCTATGACATCCTCGGCTTGGACACCTTTCAGAAGTACATGGAGCGCGGGATGATTGAAGTCGCCCCGCTGGCCTACATGCGCGGCCGGACGCTGGACGACTCCTTCATCATCCTCGACGAGGCCCAGAATACGACCCCGGAGCAGATGAAGATGTTCCTGACCCGGCTTGGCTTCGGCTCCCGGGCCGTGGTCACCGGCGACATCACTCAGGTCGACCTGCCGCGCGGGAAGTTCTCCGGGCTCGAGGAAGTCCGGGTGGTCCTCAAAGGGGTCGATGGCATCGCCTTCGTCTACCTCAGCGACCGCGACGTCGTCCGCCATGAGCTGGTTCAGAAGATCATCAAAGCCTATGAAGTCTTCGATAGACTGCGCAAGGACGAGCCCGTCCGGAGCGGGGAGCCGGATCGGGCCTGA
- the yqfD gene encoding sporulation protein YqfD: protein MVVFRVIAYLIGYLTIRVEGQSPERLVNLAVQAGIPVWQVVAGRHVLWMKVPARNFADLHHLARKGRVLVHIEDRHGLPFSARRVLNRQGLVVGVFLFLVGLFALSSFVWSVEVTGLETLPLDVVTQAAARLGLKPGVLKRSVDFHVVETGLVLEVREISWAALEIHGTRAVLAVAEKALPPAEAPATPPAHVVANKDGLVEEVLALKGVPLVGRGQTVTAGQILISGLIGLSAEEQLGLVEPHKLPGGLPPLTRLVHAAGIIRARVWYHGQAEAFLTRVIRLRTGRARTRVLIKIGQQEIIVKGQNDVPFQDYDRTETHRSVPIWRNIQIPVELTWITFHEVTTGEETVAPEVAEQEAKESATVQAMTRIPPGVRIIDVRPVIAAGEGKVSVGVTIETLEEIGRAEAIVP, encoded by the coding sequence ATGGTCGTCTTCAGGGTCATTGCCTATCTCATCGGCTACCTGACGATCCGGGTCGAGGGTCAGAGTCCGGAGCGGCTGGTCAACCTGGCCGTCCAGGCCGGAATTCCAGTGTGGCAGGTCGTCGCCGGGCGTCACGTCCTGTGGATGAAGGTTCCGGCCCGTAACTTCGCGGACCTGCACCACCTAGCCCGCAAGGGGCGGGTCCTGGTCCACATCGAGGACCGGCACGGCCTTCCTTTCTCGGCCCGCCGCGTCCTTAATCGCCAGGGCCTGGTGGTGGGCGTTTTTTTGTTTCTCGTCGGTCTCTTCGCCCTGTCGTCCTTCGTCTGGAGCGTCGAGGTGACCGGCCTGGAGACCCTGCCGCTGGACGTGGTCACCCAGGCCGCGGCCAGACTCGGGCTCAAGCCTGGGGTCCTCAAGCGATCGGTCGACTTCCATGTCGTCGAGACCGGGCTCGTCCTGGAGGTCCGCGAGATCTCCTGGGCGGCCCTGGAGATCCACGGCACCCGCGCCGTCCTGGCCGTCGCCGAGAAGGCCCTCCCGCCGGCCGAGGCCCCGGCGACGCCCCCCGCCCATGTCGTCGCCAACAAGGACGGGTTGGTCGAGGAAGTGCTGGCCCTCAAGGGGGTCCCGCTGGTCGGCCGGGGGCAGACCGTGACCGCCGGCCAGATCCTCATCTCCGGCCTCATCGGCCTGTCCGCCGAAGAGCAACTAGGCCTGGTCGAGCCGCACAAGCTACCGGGGGGGCTCCCCCCTCTGACCCGGTTGGTCCATGCCGCCGGGATCATCCGGGCCAGGGTCTGGTACCACGGGCAGGCGGAGGCCTTCCTGACCAGGGTAATCCGCCTCCGGACCGGCCGCGCCCGGACCCGGGTCCTCATCAAAATCGGCCAGCAGGAAATAATAGTCAAAGGCCAGAACGACGTGCCCTTCCAGGACTACGATCGGACCGAAACCCACCGCTCCGTGCCCATCTGGAGGAATATCCAGATCCCTGTCGAACTGACTTGGATAACCTTTCACGAGGTCACGACGGGCGAAGAGACCGTCGCGCCCGAGGTTGCCGAACAGGAGGCCAAGGAGAGCGCTACCGTCCAGGCGATGACCAGAATCCCACCGGGAGTCAGGATCATCGACGTCCGGCCGGTGATCGCGGCCGGCGAAGGCAAGGTCTCCGTCGGCGTGACCATCGAGACCCTCGAGGAAATCGGACGGGCGGAGGCCATCGTCCCCTGA
- the yqfC gene encoding sporulation protein YqfC, with protein MSEDRRRPWPNRAIEERMTRYRVRSRRLRQKLANLLELPSDVILDLPRVVLVGNLQAVVENHRGLVEYSPGRVRVGLETGQLVLTGEGLVIGSVGTEEMIVLGRITGLEYRV; from the coding sequence ATGTCCGAGGACCGCCGGCGGCCGTGGCCGAATCGGGCCATCGAGGAACGGATGACCCGCTACCGCGTCCGCAGCCGCCGTCTCCGCCAAAAACTCGCCAACCTGCTGGAACTCCCCAGCGACGTCATCCTCGACCTCCCCCGGGTGGTCCTGGTGGGCAACCTCCAGGCGGTCGTGGAGAACCACCGGGGCCTGGTCGAGTATTCCCCCGGCCGGGTCAGGGTCGGCCTGGAGACCGGCCAGCTCGTCCTGACCGGCGAAGGCCTGGTCATCGGCAGCGTCGGGACCGAGGAGATGATCGTCCTCGGCCGGATCACCGGTCTGGAGTACCGGGTCTAG
- a CDS encoding histidine triad nucleotide-binding protein — protein MEDCLFCKLAAGQIPSDTLYEDDHVRAFKDINPGAPVHFLVIPKEHIASVRDLAEHDADLLGHIFDVINAVAKKEKLVPGGYRVVVNYGPDAGQTIHHLHFHILGGRALAWPPG, from the coding sequence ATGGAAGACTGCCTTTTCTGCAAGCTCGCCGCCGGCCAGATCCCCAGCGACACCCTGTACGAGGACGACCACGTCAGGGCCTTCAAGGACATCAATCCCGGAGCCCCCGTACATTTCCTGGTCATCCCCAAGGAACACATCGCTTCCGTCCGGGACCTGGCCGAGCACGACGCCGATCTCCTCGGGCACATCTTCGACGTCATCAACGCGGTGGCGAAGAAGGAGAAGTTGGTTCCCGGCGGCTATCGGGTCGTCGTCAATTACGGCCCCGACGCCGGGCAGACCATCCATCACCTGCATTTTCATATCCTCGGCGGGCGGGCCTTGGCCTGGCCGCCGGGCTAG
- the rpsU gene encoding 30S ribosomal protein S21 — MEVKLGKNESLESALRRFKRQCQKAGVISEARRREHYEKPSVKRKKKSEAARKRRYK, encoded by the coding sequence ATGGAAGTCAAGCTCGGCAAAAACGAATCTTTGGAGAGTGCCCTCCGTCGTTTCAAGCGCCAATGCCAGAAGGCCGGCGTCATCTCTGAGGCGCGCCGGCGCGAGCACTACGAGAAGCCTAGCGTCAAGCGGAAGAAGAAGTCCGAAGCGGCGCGGAAGCGCCGGTATAAGTAA